The genomic region AAAACCTGACCTGATCAAAAAAGTTGTTGCAAATCCCCTCATGAAGGATCTCCCGCCGTTCATGATCCGGGAACTCATCGGAACTGCCCCAAAAGAGATTGGTCCTGTCATCAACAAACTCTACCGGATTTTTATCGAGAAAGACGCCCTTCTTGCCGAGATCAACCCGCTCGTCACAACACCGGGCGGGGTCTTTGCCGCTGACGCCAAGATCATCGTGGACGATAATGCGCTCGGCCGGCAGGGCATAACCGTCAACCGCGATCTCTCGGAACGCGAACGGGAAGCCGAGAAGCACGGGTTCTCCTATGTTGAACTCGACGGCGCCATAGGAGTCATCGGAAACGGCGCCGGGCTCACCATGGCAACCCTCGACCTCATCGAGTTCTATGGCGGGAAGGCTGCCAACTTCCTTGACGTGGGCGGCGGGGCCGAGAGCGAACGGGTAATGAATGCGGTCCGGCTCGTTGCAAGCGTCCCGTCCGTCAAAGTCATCGTGGTCAACCTCCTTGGCGGCATCACCAAGTGCGATGAGGTTGCAAAGGGAATCATCGCTGCAGGAATCTCGCAGAAAGTGATTGTCCGGCTCGCCGGCACGAACGAGGCCGAGGGCAGGAGGCTCCTTGCCGAGAAGAACTACGAGATGCTGGATACGATGGATCTTGTTGTAAAAAAAGCAGTGCAGGTGACCTCATGATTTACGGTGACAGGAACACAGGAGTCCTTGTGCAGGGCGCAACCGGCAAGCAGGGCGAGTTTCATATCGGCCTGATGAATGCTTATGCAAAGCAGGTCGGGGGCAGGGGAGTTGTTGCCGGTGTCACCCCGGGGAAGGGCGGCCAGCAGGTGCACGGCGTCCCGGTGTACAACACCGTGAAGGAGGCGATGAAGTACCATGACATCGGGGCTTCCGTCATCTTCGTTCCCGCCGGTGCAGCAGCCGATGCGATCATGGAGGAAGCCAATGCCGGTATCACCACCATTGTCTGCATCACCGAGCACATGCCGGTGCAGGACTCGATGAAGGCGATCGCCTACGCGAGGATGGAAGGGGCGAGCGTGATCGGCCCCAACTGCCCCGGGCTCCTCTCGCCCGGCGAAGTGAAGATGGGGATCATGCCGGCCGGTCTCTTCACGCGGGGGAACGTTGGCGTCATCTCCCGGTCAGGCACGCTGACCTACGAGGTCGTGGACGAGCTCACCCGGGCCGGCATCGGCCAGAGCACGGTGGTCGGGATCGGCGGCGACCCGGTCATCGGCCAGACATTCAGGGATGTCCTTGAACGCTTCGAGAAAGATCCCGAGACAAAAGCGGTCGTGCTTGTCGGTGAAGTGGGCGGCAACCTGGAGGAAGAAGGAGCAAAGTCCACCGATCTCCCGATCGTCTCCTACATTGCCGGAGTATCGGCACCTCCGGACAAGCGGATGGGCCATGCCGGCGCAATTGTCGAAGGCGGCGAGGGCGATGCCCGGTCCAAGATTGCCCGGCTGAAAAAGCACGGCGTGCCGGTAGCCTCCCGGGTCTCCGAGATCCCGGAGATGGTCCGGGACCTGTTCCGGTGCCGGTGCTAAGGAAACGCCAATCTTTTTTCCGGTTGTTTCGGTCCTTTATTGTTTACCCGCAGCCGGTTCCAACGATGTGATAATCAGAATTTTTATGAACCAGTATTGACGATTATGTCAAACAGGCAATCGCGCTTCACAATGCTCTGGCAGTACAGCCGGATACATCTCTTCCGGTACCCAGGCAGTTCCGGTAACCAGAAGGCCCACCCATGATCCTCCAGTTCACACCCTACATCCTCATCCTGCTCATCTCGGGATTCGTATCAGCCGGGCTCACGATGATCGGATGGAACAACCGTGCCCTCCCGGTTGCCAGGCCGTTCATCCTCCTGATGGCAGCCGAGACCGTCTGGCTCTTCGGGTCAGCCCTGGAGATGATGAGTACCCAGCTGGATACCGTCCTCTTTCTCAACAATATCGAATACCCGGCCATGATGACGGTGCCGGTTGCCCTGCTCCTTGTCTCGCTCATCTATTCAGGCAGGGAACATTATCTTACAAAAAAGACGATCCCGCTCTTCTTCATTGTCCCTGCGCTGGTCTGCCTGCTGGTCTTCACCAATCCCTGGCATTACCTCTATTACACAGGCTTCCATGCTGAGACTCCCGGGAGTGCAGTGGTCTGGGTGTACGAACACGGGCCGCTGTTCTGGATCATGTTCGCGTACAATTACCTGATCGGCTCTCTCGCCCTTCTCCTTGTTGCAGGCCGCCTCTTCTCCCGCAATGATTTCTTCCGCCGGCAGACGATAATCATAGTCCTTGCAGCCTGCATTCCTTTTCTCTTCAACCTGGCCTATGTCCTCCGCCTGGCCCCGTTCCCGGATTATGACCTCACGCAGGTTGCGTTCCTCCTGACCGGTATCGTCCTTGCGGTCGGTCTGCTGCGATACCAGCTCTTCTCTGCGATCCCGGTTGCGTACTCACGGGTCTTTGCCACGATCAGCGACGGGGTGTTTGTTCTTGACAGCCAGTTCAGGGTTCTCGATCTCAATCCCGCAGCAGAACGGATTGCAGGAATGAAACCCCACCTGGCCGTAAGCCGTAAACTCCGATCGATCCTCCCGGCAGTCTCTTTAATCCTTGAAAACCCGGCCCCGGATCCGGAGAAATGGCAGGGCGAGGCGATGCTTATCCTGGATGAGCAGCCCCGTCATTTCGATATCCATCTGACCCCGCTTGACGCGGAAGGGACCGGGTCCAAAGGATACCTGTGCATCTTCCATGATGTGACCGGCCGCAAGCAGGCCGAACTCTCGCTCGTGACAGCCAACCGGAAGATCAACCTCCTCACCCGGATCACGCGTCATGATATCGAGAACAAGCTGATGATCCTGCATGGCTTCAATGTGCTCCTGAAAAAATCCTCCCTCACACCTGCCCAGAACGAGTACCTGGACCGGCAGGAGACCGCCCTGAATGCTATGCGGGAACAGATCGCGTTTACACGGAAATACCAGCAGCTCGGGGTCCAGGCGCCGGTCTGGCAGGATGCCGATGCCATAGTCAGGACCGCCAAGACCCAGGTCTTCTTCAACAGGATCCGGTTCTCCTGCACGGTCGAGCCGGTCGAGATCCTTGCCGACCAGATGCTCGAACGGGTCTTCTACAACCTTCTGGACAATGCCATGAGGTATGGCGGTGAGCGGATGACCGAGGTCCGGGTAACCTCCCGCAGGGAGGGAGCTTCTTTTGTTCTTGTTATTGAGGATGACGGAGAAGGGATCTCCGGGGCGGACCGGCCGCAACTGTTCGAGCAGGGCTTTGGTAAAAATACCGGTCTGGGTCTCTTTCTCTCGCGGGAGATCCTCGCCATCACGGATATCGCGATCGATGAGAAGAGCAGCGCCGGCAGCGGAGCCCGGTTTGAGATCCGGGTCCCCCCGGGGAAATTCCGGATCGCTGACCGCAGGGAATGATTTCTGCCTGCTATTTTGATTCTCAAAAACCTTGGGTGACAGCGTCCTTGTAAATCCCAAAGAATTCCGGGCGGATACCAGGGGATCGATCCGTTCCATACCATTTAAATATTTCAATCCCCAACGAATTGACTGACTAGTCAATTTACAAAACGGAGATCTCTCATGTTATACCGAACAGTCCCAAAAACCGGCGACAAACTCTCGATCCTCGGCTTCGGGTGCATGCGCTACCCGTCCAACCGGACCGGGGGGGTTGACGAGGAACGCACGATCCGGCAGATCCGGCAGGCCATTGACGGCGGGGTCAATTATCTTGACACAGCACCGGTCTACCACATGGGGAAGAGCGAACCGGTGCTGGCAAAGGCGCTGGCCGATGGTTATCGCGAGAAAGTCCGGATCGCAACCAAGCTGCCCCACTGGTCGGTCTTCGAGCGGGAGGATATGGACCGGATCCTCGACACCCAGCTCAGAACGCTCCG from uncultured Methanoregula sp. harbors:
- the sucD gene encoding succinate--CoA ligase subunit alpha — encoded protein: MIYGDRNTGVLVQGATGKQGEFHIGLMNAYAKQVGGRGVVAGVTPGKGGQQVHGVPVYNTVKEAMKYHDIGASVIFVPAGAAADAIMEEANAGITTIVCITEHMPVQDSMKAIAYARMEGASVIGPNCPGLLSPGEVKMGIMPAGLFTRGNVGVISRSGTLTYEVVDELTRAGIGQSTVVGIGGDPVIGQTFRDVLERFEKDPETKAVVLVGEVGGNLEEEGAKSTDLPIVSYIAGVSAPPDKRMGHAGAIVEGGEGDARSKIARLKKHGVPVASRVSEIPEMVRDLFRCRC
- a CDS encoding histidine kinase N-terminal 7TM domain-containing protein produces the protein MILQFTPYILILLISGFVSAGLTMIGWNNRALPVARPFILLMAAETVWLFGSALEMMSTQLDTVLFLNNIEYPAMMTVPVALLLVSLIYSGREHYLTKKTIPLFFIVPALVCLLVFTNPWHYLYYTGFHAETPGSAVVWVYEHGPLFWIMFAYNYLIGSLALLLVAGRLFSRNDFFRRQTIIIVLAACIPFLFNLAYVLRLAPFPDYDLTQVAFLLTGIVLAVGLLRYQLFSAIPVAYSRVFATISDGVFVLDSQFRVLDLNPAAERIAGMKPHLAVSRKLRSILPAVSLILENPAPDPEKWQGEAMLILDEQPRHFDIHLTPLDAEGTGSKGYLCIFHDVTGRKQAELSLVTANRKINLLTRITRHDIENKLMILHGFNVLLKKSSLTPAQNEYLDRQETALNAMREQIAFTRKYQQLGVQAPVWQDADAIVRTAKTQVFFNRIRFSCTVEPVEILADQMLERVFYNLLDNAMRYGGERMTEVRVTSRREGASFVLVIEDDGEGISGADRPQLFEQGFGKNTGLGLFLSREILAITDIAIDEKSSAGSGARFEIRVPPGKFRIADRRE
- a CDS encoding ATP-grasp domain-containing protein, coding for MKLREYEAKNVLKAAGIPVPAGFLIRSADELAPHLGELGDAFVLKAQVDVGGRGKAGGILMVDASTGTKVAKELFAKQIKGLPVKEILAEQRLDIRHEYYLSITVDRSSKQPLILFTEAGGVEIEITAQEKPDLIKKVVANPLMKDLPPFMIRELIGTAPKEIGPVINKLYRIFIEKDALLAEINPLVTTPGGVFAADAKIIVDDNALGRQGITVNRDLSEREREAEKHGFSYVELDGAIGVIGNGAGLTMATLDLIEFYGGKAANFLDVGGGAESERVMNAVRLVASVPSVKVIVVNLLGGITKCDEVAKGIIAAGISQKVIVRLAGTNEAEGRRLLAEKNYEMLDTMDLVVKKAVQVTS